One segment of Tetrapisispora phaffii CBS 4417 chromosome 1, complete genome DNA contains the following:
- the TPHA0A04530 gene encoding C2H2-type zinc finger protein — translation MSGTNDNNKDNIHFDYSSKENNLTEKGQQQQQDSVYNYTASGNTNFNSYIKQDDRAVNVTPKSNPIELSPANNFSSSTGITNTQNNVTNKSISLPPLSSLNFSHIATVPNENRPSIAVADTINQSPLSRSRLYDQPDPPPPMASHIGISPIIHSLPNGVYNNVNHSYYLNKQLPIKQLPGTNQNVAIGYDPNYGRQYNQLNNVYPDNKLGNPAYAIQTHAVMTNNKVFNVNTSKLTYEETGYHLRQNATEQQYVPHANYNNPTRAFTMDNSNTASSIGNNDVIYHGRPELSASVTNHEQIVPQNLPKLNYYDMNKINKQCDNSNRDNIERVQAIETFSKNIVLPKPEIGILQNTVAYDRNNTLSMNSDIIQRASSDLEPGVVTNNNNTSIVDLTKLNSITKDNVSLSKLPITDRKGKKKKKKRAIHQCPICNRVTTRSYSLHAHMLVHTKDKPFKCEWQDCGKAFSIKSNLSRHMKIHIHKQKKLNKETRETNDTTNNDTY, via the coding sequence ATGTCAGGTactaatgataataataaagataacATCCATTTCGATTATTCTagtaaagaaaataatttaacagAAAAGggacaacaacaacaacaagacagtgtatataattatacGGCATCGGGCAatacaaattttaatagttACATTAAACAAGATGATAGAGCTGTAAACGTGACACCGAAATCCAATCCAATTGAACTATCGCCTGCAAATAACTTCAGTAGTTCTACCGGCATAACTAATACACAGAATAATGTCACCAATAAAAGTATTTCTCTGCCACCTCTGTCTAGTTTAAATTTCAGTCACATAGCAACTGTACCCAATGAAAATAGGCCTTCAATAGCAGTAGCAGATACAATTAATCAATCACCACTAAGTCGGAGTCGGCTTTACGATCAGCCAGATCCTCCTCCTCCTATGGCGTCACATATTGGAATTTCTCCAATCATACATAGCCTACCGAATGGTgtttataataatgttaatCATAGTTACTATTTGAATAAACAATTGCCTATCAAGCAATTACCGGGTACTAACCAAAATGTTGCCATTGGATACGATCCTAACTATGGACGACAATacaatcaattaaataatgtcTATCCAGACAATAAGCTTGGGAATCCTGCTTATGCAATCCAAACTCATGCCGTCATGACCAACAATAAAGtttttaatgttaataCTAGTAAACTGACATATGAAGAAACTGGTTATCATCTGCGACAGAATGCAACTGAACAACAATACGTGCCACATGCGAACTATAATAATCCTACTCGTGCATTTACTATGGATAATTCAAATACCGCAAGTAGTATTGGTAATAATGATGTAATTTATCATGGACGTCCTGAACTTTCCGCGAGTGTAACAAATCATGAACAAATAGTTCCACAAAATTTACCTAAATTGAACTACTATGatatgaataaaataaacaaacaATGTGACAATAGCAATAGagataatattgaaagagTTCAAGCGATCGAAACCTTTTCCAAGAATATAGTACTTCCAAAACCGGAAATTGGGATCTTACAAAACACCGTCGCGTATGATAGAAATAATACActttcaatgaattcagATATAATACAGAGAGCGTCATCTGATTTAGAACCTGGAGTtgtaacaaataataataatacatcAATTGTTGATTTAACTAAGCttaattcaattacaaAGGATAATGTTTCATTAAGTAAATTGCCTATCACTGACAGGAAAGgtaaaaagaagaaaaagaaacgtGCGATTCATCAATGTCCGATCTGTAACAGAGTCACAACCAGATCATATTCACTACATGCACATATGTTAGTTCATACAAAGGATAAACCATTTAAATGCGAATGGCAGGATTGTGGGAAAGCATTCAGTATCAAGAGTAATCTAAGTAGACATATGAAAATCCATATCCACAAGCAAAAAAAGCttaataaagaaaccaGGGAAACTAATGATACTACTAATAATGATACATACTAA
- the TPHA0A04540 gene encoding uncharacterized protein (similar to Saccharomyces cerevisiae TBS1 (YBR150C) and HAL9 (YOL089C); ancestral locus Anc_3.109), with translation MESYRGPQDGHIPNNVDANGQIPIAMDSNGTYSQPFNVNNMYAEEPVPNYTPQQQQQQQHAYSNIQLSSTLSTASNKFEDPHSSAPSTSSILSSSTTSKPTNINPTVLQTYTNANFNQFTSTQFTKQIKQQMRLLPNQTYRQQFYQAEQNTTNNNNNNNNNVINYLTNTPSTSNYVNENKLPYLANSKLLLKSQSQSQPQSQSNNNAFISVESRNDSASSKSVSPLESIPLQKNDLKPYDNPRSAKKRVSRACDHCRKRKIKCDEKRDPNTNKCSNCIKYNSECTFKNWEQNDAIAAANSIQRSTIKQEPHGVHKIKKNTKVEDISPVSYSSPDTTSKSSVSKIERIEKKVSLLSEHIGRIEDLLIKISEQNSKNNDRKDGSNEIQEEVLAKTSHDLSQFKKEGKYGLKENYTLKSNSSKLYSTSLLTTQKLMWMIYTLSRGRKIKESKAEEIIKPIKDMLSISLKWYVLQSKKLMDFSSPFTVDNKSCLSPLPPKEQCKRLLENFRATALSHIASIIGLDECLEIADKYYNTPEGRHKLSYSELLLLNICICSGASITQMMKTSDYYLRKDKFNPNKTELKIIESNCLLNSMYYYNKVTILNEGIKTLQALLLLSSYLQTNVNIEVALAVLETAIRYVIKMGLNKQSYYDNIYIEDVMTARSILWRCYSKDKSFALMLNKPPLLRPTDFDISPKTTYLNVIKELIGRKGSQRDMEEMSNIDNVEDALNFIIRYSEYVPLFISYYATMLTEIETSIYLECFSVDSFANKGFGQNLETILKLRSSLIDWEDGLHPCISVKSYKQCLSALYVQTFDGNPALYFEVACFRVLGCHFHYYYLRVMLGLLGTSYLINNEDLLLESNYDILALYNLFRNDSLQCSIRMLELFQTFDYQPYVNDEIAYYFLTGVYVILFYIVEHSGDRTNDKVLQLINLFEVTHAHIIGENQESLTSDNMKWNVGLFFYTYILQQLLKYFEIKDNMDNILDVDITPYSNMLLKILDNSNAMKNHVADELYNLMKKSNSSPYGDIQDFSKDILSDENELGEEMVTPSITLFRELEVSSLIALKSDSPLLSIPYHQSSPATPGAVIRDKKELFKNDHSLYTVEPKSFTNMIYSLSSLPFESQGFSDLDINNFIDEEMFQQLFQVEFTDPFWRNELFYDREFFFSEAIISRSNQSRNL, from the coding sequence ATGGAAAGCTACAGAGGTCCGCAAGATGGACACATTCCAAATAACGTAGATGCAAATGGACAAATACCAATCGCAATGGATTCAAATGGAACTTATTCTCAGCCATTCAATGTGAATAATATGTACGCAGAAGAACCAGTCCCAAATTATACTCCAcagcagcaacaacaacaacaacacGCATACTCCAATATACAATTATCATCCACCTTATCAACAGCctcaaataaatttgaagatcCTCATTCCTCAGCTCCATCTACATCTAgtatattatcatcatcaacaACTTCAAAACCAACAAATATCAATCCTACGGTTTTGCAGACTTATACCAATGCAAATTTCAATCAGTTCACTTCTACGCAATTTACAAAACAAATTAAGCAACAAATGAGACTATTACCAAATCAAACTTATAGACAACAATTCTATCAAGCTGAGCAAAATacaactaataataataataacaataataataacgtGATTAATTATCTTACAAATACTCCAAGCACTTCAAATTAtgtaaatgaaaataaactTCCATATTTGGCTAACTCAAAATTACTGTTAAAATCCCAATCACAGTCACAACCACAGTCGCAATCGAACAATAACGCTTTCATATCAGTAGAAAGTAGAAATGATTCAGCATCGTCAAAAAGTGTATCTCCTTTAGAGTCCATCCCATTACagaaaaatgatttaaaacCTTATGATAACCCAAGATCTGCAAAGAAAAGAGTCTCAAGAGCTTGTGATCATTGTaggaaaagaaagattaaATGTGATGAAAAAAGGGATCCAAATACAAATAAGTGTTCAAAttgtattaaatataactCTGAGTGtactttcaaaaattggGAACAAAATGATGCTATTGCTGCTGCTAACTCAATACAACGGTCCACTATTAAACAAGAGCCACACGGAGttcataaaattaaaaaaaatacaaaagtAGAAGATATTTCTCCAGTATCATATTCTTCACCAGATACCACTTCAAAGTCAAGtgtatcaaaaattgaacgAATCGAGAAAAAAGTTTCTTTATTGTCGGAACACATTGGTAGaattgaagatttattaattaaaatatctgaacaaaattcaaaaaataatgatagaAAAGATGGTTCAAATGAAATCCAAGAAGAGGTATTAGCAAAAACAAGTCATGATCTTTCacaatttaaaaaagaagGTAAATATGGcttgaaagaaaattatacaTTAAAAAGTAATAGCTCAAAACTTTATAGTActtcattattaacaactcaaaaattaatgtGGATGATATATACTCTTTCAAGaggaagaaaaattaaagaatcaaaagctgaagaaataataaaaccCATAAAAGATAtgttatcaatatcattaaaatgGTACGTTTTACAatctaaaaaattaatggaTTTTAGTTCTCCCTTCACAGTCGATAATAAGTCATGTTTGAGTCCTTTGCCTCCAAAGGAACAATGTAAAAGATTATTGGAGAATTTTAGAGCCACGGCATTATCGCATATCGCAAGTATTATTGGTTTGGACGAATGTTTAGAGATTGctgataaatattataatactCCAGAAGGTAGACACAAATTATCATATTCAGAACTActtttgttaaatatttgtatttgttCTGGTGCATCAATCACTCAAATGATGAAAACTAGTGATTACTATTTAAGAAAGGATAAGTTCAATCCAAATAAAActgaattaaaaataattgaaagtAATTGTTTATTGAACTCAATGTATTATTACAACAAAGTCactatattaaatgaaggTATTAAAACTTTACAAGCATTGCTATTATTGAGTAGTTATTTACAGACAAATGTCAACATTGAAGTTGCGTTGGCAGTTTTGGAAACTGCAATCAGATATGTCATAAAGATGGGTTTAAATAAACAGTCCTACTATGACAATATATACATCGAAGATGTTATGACTGCACGTAGTATTCTATGGCGTTGTTACTCTAAGGATAAATCATTTGCCCTAATGTTGAATAAGCCTCCTTTATTAAGACCCACTGATTTCGATATATCCCCTAAAACTACTTATcttaatgttattaaagaattgatTGGTAGAAAAGGTTCTCAAAGAGATATGGAAGAGATGTCAAACATTGATAATGTGGAGGATGCTTtaaactttattattagatacTCCGAATACGTTCcgttatttatttcttattatGCTACAATGTTAACTGAAATTGAAACCagtatatatttagaatGTTTTTCAGTTGATAGTTTTGCAAACAAAGGTTTTGGACAAAATTTAGAAAccattttaaaattacgttcttctttaattgaTTGGGAAGATGGCTTGCACCCTTGTATTAGTGTTAAAAGTTACAAACAATGTTTATCAGCACTATATGTTCAAACTTTCGATGGTAATCCTGCTCTTTACTTCGAAGTGGCATGTTTCCGTGTATTAGGGTGCCAtttccattattattatttaagaGTTATGCTAGGTTTACTTGGCACCtcttatttaattaataacgAAGACCTATTGCTAGAATCTAATTATGATATTCTGGCACTTTATAACTTATTCAGAAATGATTCCCTACAGTGCAGTATTAGAATGTTAGAATTATTCCAAACATTTGACTATCAACCATATGTTAATGACGAAATAGCATACTATTTCCTCACTGGTGTTTATgtgattttattttacattGTAGAACATAGCGGTGACAGAACTAATGATAAGgtattacaattaataaaccTATTTGAAGTTACACATGCTCATATAATAGGTGAAAATCAAGAATCATTAACCAGTGATAACATGAAGTGGAATGTGGGTTTGTTCTTTTATACGTACATTTTGCAACAATTACTGAAGtactttgaaattaaagataatatggataatattttagatgTTGATATTACTCCATATTCAAACATGttactaaaaatattagataATTCAAACGCAATGAAAAACCACGTTGCTgatgaattatataatttgatgaagaagagtAATTCGTCACCATATGGTGATATACAggatttttcaaaagatattttgaGTGATGAAAATGAGTTGGGTGAAGAGATGGTTACACCATCTATCACACTTTTCCGAGAGCTGGAGGTAAGCAGTCTAATAGCTTTGAAATCTGATAGTCCATTACTAAGTATACCATACCATCAATCTTCTCCAGCTACTCCAGGGGCTGTGATTAGAGATAAAAAAGAACTCTTTAAAAATGACCATTCTCTTTATACCGTGGAGCCAAAATCATTTACTAACATGATTTATAGTTTGAGTTCTTTACCTTTCGAATCACAAGGTTTTAGTGACTTGGATATTAACAACTTTATTGATGAAGAGATGTTTCAACAATTATTCCAGGTGGAATTTACAGACCCGTTTTGGCGCAATGAATTGTTTTATGATAGGGAATTTTTCTTCTCAGAAGCTATTATTTCTCGTTCAAATCAATCaagaaatttataa
- the YPQ1 gene encoding cationic amino acid transporter (similar to Saccharomyces cerevisiae YBR147W and YOL092W; ancestral locus Anc_3.105) codes for MMQLVPIVWNAQNISEITGSISIACWVIVFVPQLYENFKRQSAEGLSLLFVVLWLAGDVFNLLGSLLQHLLPTMIILAAYYTIADILLLLQCLWYGTEVEENLNLINFSPANPISENVLQDVFNEQQPLLISHNDGHATDDGVGLRNNRNINVSMQYSSISEVIEDEQAFKKEKQNVISDALIVTTVVFGGFLVWYIQYCSKYSDGGNNGGDIEKPALELNMLAQFFGYLSAALYLGSRVPQILLNYQRKSCEGVSFLFFLFACLGNTTFIVSVLSISLDSFYILVNLSWILGSSGTLIMDFIIFIQFFYYKKNSTDSKNTNVHNENDIQQLA; via the coding sequence aTGATGCAGCTGGTACCTATCGTTTGGAACGCACAAAATATATCAGAGATAACAGGATCAATATCTATTGCTTGTTGGGTTATTGTCTTTGTTCCTCAACTTTATGAGAATTTTAAGAGACAATCTGCAGAAGGTTTATCACTATTATTCGTTGTTCTATGGCTGGCAGGTGATGTCTTCAATTTACTAGGTTCTTTGTTACAGCATTTATTACCAACTATGATTATCTTGGCCGCATATTATACAATAGCTgatatattgttattattacaatGTTTGTGGTATGGTACAGAggttgaagaaaatttaaatttgataaatttctCCCCTGCAAATCCAATAAGTGAAAATGTTTTACAAGACGTCTTCAACGAACAACAACCTCTACTAATATCCCATAATGATGGACATGCCACAGATGATGGTGTGGGTTTACGAAATAACCGTAACATAAACGTCTCGATGCAATACAGTTCTATAAGTGAGGTTATTGAAGACGAACAAGCATTTAAAAAAGAGAAACAAAATGTTATTAGTGACGCTCTGATTGTGACAACTGTTGTTTTTGGTGGGTTTTTGGTATGgtatattcaatattgtTCGAAGTATAGTGACGGCGGTAATAATGGTGgtgatattgaaaaaccTGCGCTTGAATTAAATATGTTAGCTCAGTTTTTTGGTTATTTAAGTGCAGCTTTGTATTTAGGTTCAAGAGTTCCgcaaatattattaaattatcagaGAAAATCATGTGAAGGtgtatcatttttatttttcttatttgcATGTCTCGGCAATACCACATTCATTGTTTCTGTTTTATCGATTTCACTAGATTCATTTTATATCCTTGTTAATTTGTCCTGGATTTTGGGTAGTTCTGGTACTTTAATAATggattttattatattcattcaatttttctattataagaaaaattCTACTGATTCTAAGAATACGAATGTtcataatgaaaatgacaTTCAACAGCTAGCATAA
- the VPS60 gene encoding Vps60p (similar to Saccharomyces cerevisiae VPS60 (YDR486C); ancestral locus Anc_3.98), protein MNRIFGYNNKKSQEQLQNETNKSMQQAQDNLNKRQSQLDTEILQLNYELTNLNTKIKNSKNSMTQTTLRSKAVKILNKRKNLENIKDSLDSQSWNLQQAQLTNDNLTNTMVTVNALRQTKKILQTNYNKINIEEIEALQDDLNDIMEQNNELQDILSQQNGISNDFNADYIDDLELEAELEALEDIDTQDLLNDNMNLNDNELSMPSYLNTQVNIPNFIDDESTALQDNSTGIKNLENA, encoded by the coding sequence ATGAACAGAATATTCGgttataataataagaagaGCCAGGAACAACTGCAGAATGAGACTAATAAGTCGATGCAACAAGCTCAGGATAATCTGAATAAAAGACAGTCGCAACTGGACACTGAAATCTTGCAATTAAACTATGAGCTTACAAACCTGAACACAAAGATTAAGAATTCTAAGAATAGCATGACACAGACCACCTTGAGATCAAAGGCTgtcaaaatattgaataagAGAAAGAATCTGGAAAATATAAAGGACTCCCTAGACTCACAGAGTTGGAATCTTCAACAAGCTCAGCTCACAAATGATAATTTGACAAACACAATGGTCACCGTCAATGCTTTAAGACaaactaaaaaaatattgcaaACAAATTACAATAAGATTAATatagaagaaattgaagcTTTGCAAGATGACTTGAATGACATCATGGAGCAAAATAATGAACTCCAAGATATATTGTCACAACAGAACGGTATATCTAACGATTTCAATGCAGATTATATCGACGACTTAGAGTTAGAAGCAGAATTAGAAGCATTGGAAGATATCGATACACAAGATTTACTGAATGATAACATGAACCTTAATGACAACGAATTGTCTATGCCATCTTATTTGAATACACAAGTGAATATTCCAAACTTCATAGACGATGAAAGTACAGCTCTACAAGATAATTCAACAGGGATAAAAAACTTAGAAAATGCATAA
- the YAK1 gene encoding serine/threonine protein kinase YAK1 (similar to Saccharomyces cerevisiae YAK1 (YJL141C); ancestral locus Anc_1.207), which yields MEVDNEEISNGGGFWNPKYLEQNDSNGSGGNNNNNNDNNNSQGIQWNQNFLDSQPNVAASQVNSNFNMKRRKSSIIITPPSRTANTNPFQNKNIISDGNYNNSYIRNYDTTRRGSIAGYNYSHVSNNSVRFPQQQLAPQQQQQSYYNQPPLGGYSLQKNLHRSKVKGFIDPNDLQRRQSVATVNYDTKQHINNINPNTGKPSVQNLHGSFNFRRRQSAYPIFNDSFAYNNSSGGNKKFSIQKNDPINLIPTMFNVQSKSDLKPTLNILKDDTRRASINSQKISPLHALTSGLVTTYSLCSPDFQYNLSKNPKRVLTKPSEPAYNNGFDNVNSDLILYVNSILGGENNNEINNTKYLVLDVLGQGTFGQVVKCQNITTKALVAIKVIKSKSEYVNQSISEVRYLELINKKIDPENKHHFLRLFDTFIHKNHLCLVFELLSNNLYELLKQNQFHGLNIRLIKILTKQLLDSLTILKMNKLVHCDLKPENISLISPDKPDIKIIDFGSSCEETRTLYTYIQSRFYRAPEIMLGLPYSSSIDMWSLGCIVAELFLGIPIFPGASEFNQLTRIVNTLGYPPTWMLLKGKNTNKYLINRVSSSNVNDGNPNNTVTQVNNFELKTVNEFNLEYNASEKPSKRYFKYDSLDDIIRHYRIPRTIQGRPDLLEAELKERECLIHFLHGLLNQNPFERFTPQEALMHPFITGDAFNNK from the coding sequence ATGGAGGTCGATAATGAGGAAATAAGTAATGGGGGTGGGTTTTGGAACCCCAAGTATTTAGAACAGAATGACAGTAATGGTAGCGgtggtaataataataataataatgacaataataattcacAAGGTATTCAGTggaatcaaaattttttggATTCACAACCAAATGTTGCTGCTTCACAAGTGAATTCTAATTTCAACATGAAGAGGAGAAAATCAAGTATTATCATTACCCCTCCTTCCAGAACTGCTAATACCAACCCTTTCCAGAATAAGAATATCATTAGTGATGGGAATTATAATAACAGTTATATAAGGAATTACGACACCACTAGGAGAGGTTCTATTGCTGGTTATAATTATAGTCACGTTTCTAACAATTCAGTAAGGTTCCCACAGCAACAGTTGGCACCACAACAGCAGCAACAGTCGTATTACAACCAACCGCCACTAGGTGGCTATTCCTTGCAGAAAAATTTGCATCGCAGTAAAGTTAAAGGTTTTATTGATCCAAATGACCTGCAAAGAAGACAGAGTGTTGCAACGGTCAATTATGACACGAAACAGCATATAAATAACATCAATCCAAACACAGGTAAGCCGTCAGTACAGAATTTACATGGGTCTTTTAATTTCAGGAGGAGGCAAAGTGCTTATCCAATTTTCAATGACTCATTTGcttataataatagttcAGGTGggaataaaaaattttccaTCCAGAAAAATGATCCCATTAATTTAATTCCAACAATGTTCAATGTACAATCTAAATCAGATTTAAAACcaactttaaatattttaaaagatgatACAAGACGTGCTTCGATCAATTCTCAGAAAATTTCTCCATTGCATGCATTAACTTCCGGTTTAGTAACAACGTATTCATTATGTTCTCCTGATTTCCAATACAATTTATCAAAGAATCCCAAGAGAGTACTAACAAAACCATCTGAACCAGCCTATAATAATGGTTTTGATAATGTCAATAGtgatttgattttataCGTTAACAGTATTTTGGGAggtgaaaataataatgaaattaataataccaAATATTTAGTATTGGATGTATTGGGACAAGGTACATTTGGTCAGGTTGTCAAATGTCAAAATATCACTACAAAGGCGCTCGTTGCCATTAAAGTAATCAAATCAAAGTCAGAATATGTTAATCAAAGTATTTCAGAAGTAAGGTATTTGGAAttgattaataaaaaaatcgATCCAGAAAATAAACATCACTTTTTAAGGTTATTTGATACATTTATTCataaaaatcatttatgtttagtatttgaattattaagtAACAACCTttatgaattattaaagcaaaatcaatttcatgGTTTGAATATTagattaattaaaattttaacaaaACAACTACTAGATTCACTaacaattttgaaaatgaataaattagtTCATTGTGATTTAAAACCAGAAAATATTTCGTTAATTTCTCCAGATAAACcagatataaaaattattgattttggtTCTTCTTGTGAAGAAACAAGAACGCTTTATACTTATATCCAATCAAGATTTTATAGAGCTCCAGAAATTATGTTAGGTTTACCCTATTCTTCAAGTATTGATATGTGGTCCTTAGGTTGTATAGTAGcagaattatttttaggTATTCCCATTTTCCCAGGTGCTTCTGaatttaatcaattaacGAGAATTGTTAATACTTTAGGTTACCCACCAACATGGATGTTATTAAAGGGAAAAAATAcgaataaatatttaattaatagaGTTTCAAGTTCAAATGTTAATGATGGCAATCCAAACAATACAGTAACCcaagttaataattttgaattaaaaacaGTTAACGAGTTTAACTTGGAATATAATGCTAGTGAAAAACCAAgtaaaagatattttaagtATGATTCATTAGATGACATTATTAGGCATTATAGAATTCCAAGAACTATTCAAGGTCGACCTGACTTGTTAGAAGCGgaattaaaagaaagagaatgtttaattcatttcttACATGGTTTATTAAACCAAAATCCATTCGAAAGATTTACTCCTCAAGAAGCTTTAATGCATCCATTCATTACAGGTGACGCAttcaacaataaataa
- the TPHA0A04580 gene encoding uncharacterized protein, whose amino-acid sequence MSNLYRKVSNHKSKTTNHNASSNSNTMPNNISHKQEVERMSPIGTDEMASDEWNNDRLDDGRSGFFDNLEVDDIRNENDNEDNSNGIRVIFLYLVYYHRLRVFPKVIESSKKMSISKTTHMIVRFVTQKMKKIGMKITSINSMFICIVIHTYICMYVAGVI is encoded by the coding sequence ATGAGCAACCTTTATAGAAAAGTTTCCAATCATAAAAGTAAAACTACGAACCATAATGCTTCTAGCAATAGTAATACTATGCCTAATAATATATCTCATAAACAAGAAGTGGAGAGGATGTCGCCAATAGGCACAGATGAGATGGCGTCCGATGAATGGAATAATGACCGGTTGGACGATGGTCGGTCTGGTttctttgataatttagaGGTCGATGATAtaagaaatgaaaatgacAATGAGGATAACAGCAATGGTATAAGAgtcatttttttatatctaGTTTATTACCACCGTCTGAGAGTGTTCCCCAAAGTGATAGAATCGAGCAAGAAAATGAGCATATCGAAAACCACCCACATGATAGTGAGATTCGTAACacagaaaatgaagaagatagGGATGAAGATAACATCGATTAATAGCATGTTCATTTGTATAGTTATACATACGTATATATGCATGTATGTCGCAGGAGTTATTTAG
- the SFH5 gene encoding Sfh5p (similar to Saccharomyces cerevisiae SFH5 (YJL145W); ancestral locus Anc_1.205), which translates to MKFQNDNEKQCFEKVIKVLPKLIKDKCNGYDELWGYKLNYEDSNEESLEYYDEDIARSLVYKICKGYQFEYDTVIQVLVDILKWRSKFNPLSAAFKESHNEILQSVGILTSYPDDEANKKIITWNLYGKIVKHKELFADSEAFIRYRIGLMERGLKLLDFTSEDNSYMTQVHDYKGVSVFKMDPQIKSCTKQTIAIFQKYYPELLFAKYFVNVPSIFSWVYDFLKSFINEETRKKFVVLNDGKKLGKYLKSCPAAQYEGVGKQSLEEQNVEAPRPTPYGLYLLEQQASVDID; encoded by the coding sequence ATGAAGTTCCAAAACGATAATGAGAAACAATGTTTCGAAAAGGTTATTAAAGTTTTACCAAAACTAATTAAGGATAAATGTAATGGCTATGATGAGTTATGGGgatataaattaaattacgAGGACAGTAATGAAGAGTCACTAGAGTATTATGATGAGGACATTGCACGTTCTCttgtttataaaatttgCAAAGGTTACCAATTCGAATATGACACTGTCATTCAAGTTTTGGTCGATATCTTAAAATGGAGAAGTAAATTTAACCCATTGAGTGCTGCTTTTAAAGAATCTCACAATGAAATTTTGCAATCCGTTGGAATTTTAACTTCTTATCCTGATGATGAAGcaaataagaaaattattacGTGGAATTTGTATGGTAAAATCGTTAAACACAAGGAACTGTTCGCTGATTCAGAAGCATTCATTCGTTATAGAATCGGTTTGATGGAAAGAGGATTGAAATTGCTAGATTTCACCAGTGAAGATAACTCATATATGACCCAAGTCCATGACTACAAAGGTGTATCAGTGTTCAAAATGGATCCACAAATTAAGAGTTGTACTAAGCAAACGATTGCAATCTTCCAAAAATACTATCCTGAATTACTATTCgctaaatattttgtaaacGTCCCAAGTATATTTAGTTGGGTGTATGACTTCTTAAAGTCTTTCATTAATGAGGAAACTAGAAAGAAATTTGTTGTACTAAATGACGGTAAAAAATTGGgcaaatatttaaagagtTGTCCAGCTGCTCAATACGAAGGTGTTGGTAAGCAAAGTTTAGAAGAACAGAATGTTGAAGCACCTAGACCAACACCATATGGGTTATATCTTTTAGAACAACAAGCTAGTGTAGATATTGATTAA